The segment CGGTGCTGGCTACCAAGACACTTTTAAGATCTGGACATTCACATTCGATTCAAAGGCTGGAGCTACTAAATCACTAAGTCCTATCATTTGGAAAGTTGTAATTGGTCTTTGGTTCAATTTAATGTACTGAAGAATGGCTCGCCATgacatttcatttctataaacAATATCATTTAGAACTCCTAGTGATTTCCTTCACAACCTCTACAAATGGAGCTGTATTCTGTTCAAAATCACTTGAGTAAACATGTAAAGTTCAGCTTTGACAAATcacatgtttcttcttttttattaaaaaagatatgtttatttatttgaaagagttacagagagagagagagaaatcttctatccactggctcactctctgggccaggagtcaggagcttcttctgggtctcccacattggtgcagaggcccaagcacctggaccatctttcactgtttccccaggtacattagcagggagctggattggaagtggagccgatATGGGCTGTTGGCTCCACAGgcggcagttttatctgctatgccatagcactgggccCAGCAGGTTTCTTTTAAAGAGACCTGCATCGAGTTCCCTAATGAAGATTGATCAAAGAACTCCCAATGGGgcatgataaattttaaaagtaagataCTCTGGAAAGTGAATTAATTATTTCCTCTGTGCTGTTCATTAAGTAAACTGCATCTCCATTGCCGGTGTTTCAGAAGTATGAATGGTCTCAGTTctcacatttcttccttttttttttttttgacaggcagagtggacagtgagagagacagaaaggtcttcctttgccgttagttcaccctccaatggccgccgcggccggcacactgcagccagcgcacagcgctgatccgaagccaggagccaggtgcttctcctggtctcccatgcaggtgcagcgcccaagcacttgggccatcctccactgcactcccgggccacagaagagagctggactggaagaggggcaaccaggacagaatccggcaccccgcccaggattagaacccggtgtgccggtgccgcaaggcagaggattagcctattgagccgcggcaccggccctcagtTCTCACATTTCAAAAGTacttagggggccagcaccatggctcacttggttgatcctccacctgtggtgctggcatcccatatgggcaccgggttctagtcccagttgctcttcttccagttcagctctctgctgtggcccaagtgcttgggcccctgcacctgcatgggagatcaggagggggcacctggcttcagatcagcacagttccggccatagcggccatttggggggtcaaccaatggaaggaagacctttctctctctgtctctgtctctctctctctgtctataactctacctgtcaaataaaaaataataaataaataaataaaagtacttaggaggctggcgccacggctcactaggctaatcctccgcctcgcggtgccggcctaccgggttctagtcccggttgcccctcttccagtccagctctctgctgtggccagggagtgcagtggaggatggcccaagtgcttgggccctgcaccccatgagagaccaagataagtacctggctcctgccattggatcagcgcggtgcgctggccgcagcggccattggaggttgaaccaacggcaaaggaagacctttctctctctctctctatctcactgtccactctgcctgtcaaaaaaaaaaaaaaaaagtacttaggaACACAGTGCCTTCAAACAGGGAAGTCTGTATTTTCGGTAGATAACACAGAATTTTCTTCGTAATTCCAAGAGACCCACAAATACATTGCAGTGGAAACAAAATACTATGGTGAGGGAAAGGAACAGAAgctaaattgtgtgtgtgtgtgtgtgtgtgtgtgtgtgttttaagaaaaaaatgcaacttcAAAAAAACATAGCAACTCTGGAAAGTTGTGACTGAGTTACATGACACTGAGATTAGGAGGGGAAGGCATGGCTGGACACTCACCGACGTAACATCACAAAACCACCCGGCAGCCTAAGCAAGGGAGGCGGTGTTCTTGTTAGCAGGAACGCATGACTGCTGAGCACAAGGAGCAGAGACCTCACATGCTCTTTTATTCATGGTGAATGCCTCACTAACTGTGGTAGTCCTGCAAAGGAGCTCGAGGGCTTGGAGTGCCAGTGACTTCATTCTCTTCTGCTGAAATTTCTAATCCaaagattttagaaaataacTTCTCCTGGGTAACTGAATTTAGTCATTTAGTTCACACATTCCTGGCGATCACCAAGATGTGGGAGGATTCATTAGTTATCTTAAATCtggtttctaaaaaatgaaaagcagttaCTCGGCTAGGAGACCATGGCAGTCACTCAAATCAGAaaagacaggggccggcgccgcggttgcccctcttccaggccagctctctgctgtggccagggagtgcagtggaggatggcccaggtccttgggccctgcaccctatgggagaccaggagaagcacctggctcctggcttcggatcagcgcagcacgccggccgcagcggccattgtggtgtgaaccaaccaaaaaggaagacctttctctctctctctctctcactgtctaactctgcctgtcaaacctCCTGCGAAGGTTGCCACGGCCAGGAGCGAAGGGACCAGCAGGAGGGAGTCGCGCCTGACCAGAGGGTGGGCCGTGGGCCCGGAGAGCAGAGCCCCTGCTCGTCAGACCCCCGCCGCTCACTCTGTACCCCTGCCCGGGAGCAGGGGGCTCCTGCTCGGCGACCCCCCACCgctctgcggggggggggggaatcgcCCTGTGACAGGTGAGCTGGTGGAACCCAGCAGGCGGCCGGGGGGGGGGTGGGTAACGGCCCCTCTGAGCCGTCCCTAGTCCCCTGCAGGTGTTGCCTGGTTGGGCCCGGAAATGGGACGTCGAGCCTCCTTGGGGAGCGTAGACgcagccagggcccctgcacaccgCTGCTGCTGTGGCAGGAAGTGAGCCAGCTGCCGAAGGATGTCCACCACGGCGGTCGCCCCCCCGGGGATCCCAGCGGCCCCGGGCCTTgtgaatccccccccccccgccagagGTCTCCAACCCCAGCAAGCCGGGCTGCAAGACCAACCAGCTGCAGTACATGCAGAACGTGGTGGTGAAGACGCTCTGGAAGCACCAGTTTGCCTGGCCCTTCTACCAGCCCGTGGACGCCATCAAGCTGAACCTGCCGGACTATCACAAGATCATCAAGAACCCGATGGACATGGGCACCACCAGGAAGAGGCTGGAGAACAACTACTACTGGAGCGCCAGCGAGTGCATGCAGGACTTCAACACCATGTTCACCAACTGCTACATCTACAACAAGAAGGTGGCCCAGATGCCCCAGGAGGAGGTCGAGttactgccccccgcccccaaggGCAAAGGCCGGAAGCCCGCTGCGGGAGCCCCGAGCGCAGGTACGCACCAGGTGGCGGCCGTCTCCTCCGTCTCCCCAGCAGCCCCCTTCCAGAACGTGCCCCCCACCGTCTCCCAGACGCCCGTCATTGCTGCCACCCCCATCCCAACCATCACAGCGAACGTCACGTCAGTCCCCGTCCCCCCGGCTGCTGCCCCCCCTCCTCCCGCGACACCCATCGTCCCTGTGGTCCCTCCCACGCCGCCCGTCGTCAAGAAGAAGGGCGTGAAGCGGAAAGCGGACACGACCACGCCCACGACCTGGGCCATCACCGCCAGCCGGAGCGAGTCGCCCCCGCCGCTGTCCGAGCCCAAGCAGGCCAAGGCCGTGGGGCGGCGGGAGAGCGGGGGCCGTCCCATCAAGCCGCCCAGGAAGGACCTGGAGGACGGCGAGgtgccgcagcacgccggcaaGCGGGGCAAGCTGTCCAGGCACCTGCGCCACTGTGACAGCATCCTGAAGGAGATGCTGTCCAAGAAGCACGCGGCCTACGCCTGGCCCTTCTACAAGCCCGTGGACGCCGAGGCGCTGGAGCTGCACGACTACCACATCATCAAGCATCCCATGGACCTCAGCACCGTCAAAAGGAAGATGGACAGCCGCGAGTACCCGGACGCACAGGGCTTCGCCGGCAATGTCCGCTTGATGTTCTCCAACTGTTACAAGTACAACCCTCCGGACCACGAGGTGGTGGCCATGGCCAGGAAGCTGCAGGACGTCTTCGAGATGAGGTTCGCCAAGATGCTGGATGAGCCCGCCGAGACGCCGGCGCTGCCGGCCCCCGCAGCGCCCGTGGTGAGCAAGGGCGCCGAGagcagccgcagcagccaggagACCTCCTTGGACTCGGGCAGCTCGGACTCCGAGGAGGAGCGGGCCACCAGGCTGGCCGAGCTGCAGGAGCAGCTGAAGGCCGTGCACGAGCAGCTGGCCGCCCTGTCCCAGGCACCGGTGAACAAAccaaagaagaaggagaaggagaggaagaggaaggacagGGACAAGGACAAGCACAGGGCCAAGGCCGAGGAGGACAAGAAGGCCAAGGCGGCGCCGCCCGCCAAGCAGGCCCCACAGAAGAAGGCGCCCGCCAAGAAGGCCAACAGCACCGCGGCGGCCGGCAGACAGCCGAAGAAAGGCGGCAAGCAGGCGTCGGCGTCCTACGactcggaggaggaggaggaggagggcctgCCCATGAGCTACGAGGAGAAGCGGCAGCTGAGCCTGGACATCAACCGGCTGCCGGGGGAGAAGCTGGGCCGTGTGGTGCACATCATCCAGTCCCGGGAGCCCTCGCTGCGCGACTCCAACCCCGACGAGATCGAGATCGACTTCGAGATGCTGAAGCCCACCACGCTGTGGGAGCTGGAGCGCTACgtcaagtcctgcctgcagcgGAAGCAGCGGAAGCCGCTGTCAGGCAGCGGGAAGAAGCAGGCGGCCAAGTCCAAGGAGGAGCTGGCgcagaaggagagggagctggagcggCGGCTGCAGGACGTGCGCGGGCAGCTGAGCGGCAGCAAGAAGCCGGCCAGGAAAGAGAAGTCCGGCTCGGCGCCCCCGGGGGACCCCTCCAGGCTGAGCAGCCGCAGCTCCAGCGGCTTGAGCTCCGACAGCAGCGACTCGGAGTGAGGACGCGGCCCTCCCGAGACCCCGCCCGCCCCCTCTGTGGTTAATATATTACTTCTGTTCATGGCGTGCAGGCTTGATTCTCAGTGTTACGGTATCTTCCAGTCCCGCGTGAACAGGCCCGCGGGCGCTCCCGCGGGAGCCTCGGCTCCATGGGAAGGCGTGAACTCTGCACGGGACCGCGTGGAGAGGACGCCCGCCGCTGCCGCCCTGTAACCATAGACACGGCGCGGGCGCGCGCCGGAGGACCCCGCGCCCCGCCGCCGGGAGCTCACGCCGGGCGCCGTGGCTGCGTTTGGAAGCTGTTGGCTTTGCAAACCGGTGTTGTCTCTGCCGCGCGGGCCGGGCGCGGGCCCCTGTCGGCCGCTGCCAGCCAGGCGCACCTGCTCCTGGGAcgccggccctgcccccagcagcgaGGGCGGGGCGGCTGCGTGCGCGGCGAGCGTGCGGGTTTCCAGACACTGAAACTTTTTACCTCAACTTAAAGaagatttaagagaaaaaagaaaaaagacttttttttgtaAGGCTCAGCAATTTTCTACACGAGTCCAGTCCCGTTGTGTCCCCAGCCGGTCAGCTCGCAGCCGCCGCCGGAGCCGCGTCCCCGGttctatgtatatataaatactttatttattaacatcattggtcatttttaaaaaagaaaaaagaaaaaaaaaaaaaaaggaaagaaacgcACGCGCCAGGAAAGCGTGGGGGCCGCGGGCCTGGCGGGGCCCCCTCCAGGTGCTAGTGCCTGCTCCGGCCCGCCGGCTCCGCCTAGCGGCTCGTCATGGGTGGGCCTGGGCGGCGCGGAGCTACAGCACattctggttttttattttttgtctgttttgtattccctcctggtctccccgggGTCTGTTTTTCAAGGAAATCAGTTTAGggcaccccctcctccccccaccccccagttatATAAACTTTGTAATCTGAGAGAGAAAATGTATAGTAAAGCTGTCTCGATTTGTAACTTGCGATtgtaaagataataataataacaataataatatacAGAGTttaacggaaaaaaaaaaaaagaaaaaagaaagaaaaaaaagaaaggacaagacaagacaagacaggAAACCTCCATGGCTTACTTTCATTTCAAGTCCAGGTGGCACACGGGTTCTGTCCCCTCTGGCTATTCCACCTGTGCCCAGTGAGCAGTCTTACCCACCAAGGCAGGAGGTGATCAGCCCTGTGTCCCTTTCCAATGACGTAGATTTATTGCTTGCATTGGGCAAATCcactgaaaaatacattttttcacattttgtaaaTTAGTACTGCTAATATAGTAAGCTTTCAACCTACGCTTTCTATAATAAGGATCTTGCTACAGGGGGTAACAGGAAATGTATAGACATAAAAAATAAGgcagttaatatttaaaaatataaaaaataaaatggttgaTGCAGACTATAGGAGGgttattatttttcacaaaactATTTAATGAGGTTTAATCAATCAATTAAAAACACTAATTCTGGAATTTACTTTCACTAACTGGTAATTATTGAACAGTCTATTAATTAATGActttaaaactttcaaataatgCAATAATGCTGGTTTTtattaacttaaataaaaattgtatagtGTAAAAATGCTTGAATTTACTGTAATAGTTTTAGTtttatctgcctttaaaatttttcagagaGAATATAGCTATGGCAATAAAGAACTTCAACATAgcccttttaaaattaattgtaaCTTTATGTAGTAACTGTAAAAAGATTAGAAAATTGcacaattttaagttttttagTGGAAACTGCACTGAAATATAAGTACAGCTAAATACAGTTCAAATATAGACAATTATCTTCATCTCATTTCAACTAGAGACAAACAAGTAGCCTTCTCTTGCTACAGGTggctaattattattattatgcaaATTTAAACAAACATGTATTGTGGGCATATGCATGTGCTGTTATGAAGGTTAAAAATAgctactttttaagatttatttatttatttgaaaggtagagttacagagaagcagaggcagagagagagagagagagatcttccaccccctagtttactccctaaatggccacaatgaccagagctgggctgatccaaagccaggagccaggagcttcctccaggtctcccacatgggtgccggtgcccaagcatgtgggccattttctactgctttcttaggcccccagcaggagctggatctgaagtggaacaaccaggactcgaagTGGTGTCCatccgggatgctggcactggaagtggaagcttagcccactacactataGTGCCAGCTCCAAGAATCTTTATGACTTTATTCAAGAATTAGTGATGCCCAAATAATCCTTTCATTATTTCTCTATGCTCATGTTTTCTCAGTCATGATCCCTTTTCTCAATAGAGAGGGTAGATCATCACTCACCTGCTAAACACCACTTTCTAACAGTAGCAACAGTTGAAGTGAGAAATTGAGTTAACTAAACATCTAGCAATTCCAAAAGAGAGCAAAGAATCCTCACTTCTGGGCTTCCAGTTGCCTGATGATGGGAATAACACTGGTGGTTATTAGAAATAACCTCATAGTACAAAGAAAAGGACTGAAATAAATACTAACAGGAATCa is part of the Oryctolagus cuniculus chromosome 16, mOryCun1.1, whole genome shotgun sequence genome and harbors:
- the LOC100354641 gene encoding LOW QUALITY PROTEIN: bromodomain-containing protein 3 (The sequence of the model RefSeq protein was modified relative to this genomic sequence to represent the inferred CDS: deleted 1 base in 1 codon), giving the protein MSTTAVAPPGIPAAPGLVNPPPPPEVSNPSKPGCKTNQLQYMQNVVVKTLWKHQFAWPFYQPVDAIKLNLPDYHKIIKNPMDMGTTRKRLENNYYWSASECMQDFNTMFTNCYIYNKKVAQMPQEEVELLPPAPKGKGRKPAAGAPSAGTHQVAAVSSVSPAAPFQNVPPTVSQTPVIAATPIPTITANVTSVPVPPAAAPPPPATPIVPVVPPTPPVVKKKGVKRKADTTTPTTWAITASRSESPPPLSEPKQAKAVGRRESGGRPIKPPRKDLEDGEVPQHAGKRGKLSRHLRHCDSILKEMLSKKHAAYAWPFYKPVDAEALELHDYHIIKHPMDLSTVKRKMDSREYPDAQGFAGNVRLMFSNCYKYNPPDHEVVAMARKLQDVFEMRFAKMLDEPAETPALPAPAAPVVSKGAESSRSSQETSLDSGSSDSEEERATRLAELQEQLKAVHEQLAALSQAPVNKPKKKEKERKRKDRDKDKHRAKAEEDKKAKAAPPAKQAPQKKAPAKKANSTAAAGRQPKKGGKQASASYDSEEEEEEGLPMSYEEKRQLSLDINRLPGEKLGRVVHIIQSREPSLRDSNPDEIEIDFEMLKPTTLWELERYVKSCLQRKQRKPLSGSGKKQAAKSKEELAQKERELERRLQDVRGQLSGSKKPARKEKSGSAPPGDPSRLSSRSSSGLSSDSSDSE